Genomic DNA from Solanum pennellii chromosome 3, SPENNV200:
TTTCATTGCGTCAAAGTAATAGCTACGTAGAGATGATAAATGAACGGATTGAAATAAatctaaacaaattaaaattaagtgttGATTCATTCAAAAgttacttagatcgaaatcatTGTTTTATCTCCTTAGAATGTAATAGCTTGataatgttatatatatgaCTCAAATGAACTCTATCATGTTATTAAGTTTAATACTCCACCAATAAAAATACTTCTTCTTTCaataagataaatattatttttttaataagagtATTAATATATAACCTCACCTTTTAgttaattttactatatttttcGTATACCATCACAAGATTGAATAACACATATTTATAGGCCTGATCGATAAGCCTTccatagaaaaaaattataagttaattTAGTGGGgtaataaaattgataaacatAAGTTGATagatgatttagtgtttaaGTAGAGGTGCCGTGGTGGAGAAAGTCGTAAAAATATATGAGAATGATAATATGGAATTATGAACACTTAAAATAATGGGTATTAATAAGAGATCGTTACATATTACTgcctttgtttcattttatgtttgGCGTctagtttaagaaataaaaaacttttaaaatttgtaattcaAAATGAGTAATAGTAATTTATATGACTATAAACCATTAAAAAAAGtaagtcacataaattgggatggaaggatttaatattttttttaaaaaaaaaaagaataacattCTAAATACACCAACAATAAGTACAAGTGAAAACTacatctttgttttttttttccgcCTGATTTCTGAAGTCTATATTAAAGTCTTGATTAAATTCGAATTACACATTCTACGATCCATTTTAGACATATAATCCTCGCAACATGATTTTCTCCATACACATGAATTAGCCACTTAATTATCTTTATTGTATTCTCTATTTTCCTAGTAGAGTGATCTTATAATAATAGCCTACAAACTTAGTACAATGCTCTACTGGATAAACACAAAATTGCTAGTAGTAGTAAAATAACCTTATAGAGACATAAAGTAAAGTAGGCTTGTTAATTTGGTCCAAAGAAAGTAACATTATATTTGCAAACTCTcttactactttttttttccccttctttttatatatatttcacttttatttctttttctacttTTCCTACTCTCACCTTCTTTATCACTTTGTAAATTACATTTATGTGGAaccattcttttttttcaatcttttgagAGTGTTCTcccaaaagaaatatgaaaattagGGGCTTTTTACaaagataaatgaaaaaaaaaaagtcaaaactttGAGGCATATGACTAACGAGCGTGACCACACTTTAATTTGCTACACAAAGGTAAAAAAGCCAATGCCTTGGTGTATTAATATATTGAAAaccaaagaaaaaagaaaaaggtgagtGTCCCTCTCACAAAAACAAAAGCATTCACCATATGAataaacttcatttttttttcagaattgaactctaattaaatatatttattcatataattttagaatttaagTTGAACCTGAATCGCAAGATTTCAGAATTTGAAATATAACAAGATCGTGTTTCCACTTTTATTgctcacaaaaaaaaacatctctAATATTCgaatatcatttttcattttgaaaataaaagttattttctttaaaagaaaatcacaatGAAACATTGTCAAATACGTtgtataattttcaattttaatgaatgttaaatataatatgatatttaacataaaaattattagattCAGATGAACTCGTCACTCGTATCGAGTGACCATACTGTGAGAGCTTCTGTGCCCCAAAATCCGTTCAATCCCTTTTACTCTTCTTTTAGTTTGTCTCTCTCTTTGCTATACCTTTGATTTCTAGCTCTGCAAAGgtaagtaaaagaaaaagacacatttttttatttgatactgTTTAAGTTAGATAAGACTGGCCTACTATATGAAAGTTAATTTTAGTCAAGAAAAGGATGAAACGAAATAACATTGCGCCTAtttaaaaaactaatatttCAAAACTAAAGTTGAAAAaactttacaaaatttaaaaaattgtatttgaaCATGCAAAGTTCAAAACTATACAGTAAAATTTGGTCAAGACATTATttgtaattgaaaaaataaagtgaaatatttataataaaattcaaaatgtaAAGAGAACGTTGGGTATCTTTGGAGCAGAAAAAGTCTATTATTTATTGGGCATATCAAAACTTCAGTCtgttatctatttttttttttaaaaaaaaaagcaaatgaAAATGTGCCTGTCACGTGACGATGACTCTACTCTTCTTCCCCTATATAAAATGATGAAACCAACAAGAGTTTTCATCATTCTCACTTGTCTTCTCTTTAATTTACgcttaaaattcaaaaactctACATTTTTCATCTTATCAATGGAAACTTTTAACGTACTCAAATTCTGGCGTAACTCCGGCACTGATACTTCTTCTTGCCGGGATATTGTCtctgaaattgatgaattagaCTACCTACGTAATCCAGCCATAGAAACTGATGAAGAAACTGATGACGATACCGATTCCTTCTTTGATTTGGTTTTTACTGGCCCTGATGGACGCCCAAAATTAGACAACAACAACTCCAAATCTGTTTCTGTTAACACACCGGAATCGCCGAGAGATGTGTTTTTCAAACCAAAAGCTTCTATCTCGAAGCCTCAATCTCCGATTTCAATACTCAGATCTGCTCCTAAATTGCGGGTGTTCTTTTTGGGCTTAAGGAAAACAAAGCTGGAGAAGGTAGGCATTGACGATTCTTCGCCGGCCAGTCCGAAAATTCAAACGCAGAGCAAGCGTTTTTCGGTGAAATGCAATGTGGAAGAGGTTCGTGCTCCGGTGAACCCTGTGTTTACCAGAGACAACAGTTTAAGAAGCAAACTGCAGAGCGAGAAAGAGGAGGAGCTTTCCGTTGACGAATCGTTGAAGAAATTCGTAAGAGCTGATGTGCCTAAGTACTTAAAATTGATGAAGCCATTGTACGCCAGAGCTTCAAAAAGGTACACAGACAAAATCAGTGTTTCACCATTGTCATCTCCTTCGGCTCAATCAATGTCCTCACCCAGGAAATCATCAGAGGAGAAACGTGTTGCTACATTCGGATCTGTTCGCAAGCACCTGGGAAAAAGCCGATCGGCGGCATCCACCTTTGCCGGAGCTTCATCGTCTCCGTTAAATCGCCGTGATGATTCACTTGTACAAGAGCAAAATGACGGAATCCAAGGCGCTATATTACATTGCAAGAGATGTTACAGCTCAGTAGCAAAAAGTAGCGTAGATCTGAACAGATGGAGcatatgagaaaaaataaaaatcatcatcatcatcactatTGTTTGTATGAATAGAGAGTCGTAAAATAGGATAATTTTGATCAGTGGTGGCTCAGAGACGTCACTTGTGAAAACGTCCGTCCAGTTCCAGCAATGAATGAAAAGTGTTTTGGTTTCtgtaaagttaaaaaaaaaaagaattactgTGCTTCCAATTTTCAATTTCACCATTTTGGTTTTGATAGTTCAAATCATTATATTCCCACGATAACTTAAATCATTATCAAATTTAAGACAATGTGTTgatgaattatatttaaatcattatcaaatttaaatttctattgAGAATTCTCACATGGGAGGGTAAACTATTCCTTCAAAGGCAACGTAGCAATAAAGTGGTTTTAAATTCGACACCTCGAAAGATGagtataatattaatatttagaaTTTCTTATTAACAGTTTGATTAAATTTGAGATTTCGTCTTTGTAAATATATTCGTAATTGTATTTAAGACTCCAACTAGTTACATAAGTATATATTGTAAATTtcctacattttattttataagttgatttgcattttatttttttcaattccaaCTTTATGAAGTGGCAAAAATGATTATTGGATCCATATACTAGTCCTTTTAGTCATCATGagagacaaaaaaataaacGGAAAAAGGcttaaaataatcttaaagtattgaaaatggtataaaattacccttTTATCTACCTATCGGCTCCAAAAtgtcatccacctattggcttcaaATACCCTagtcatccacctattggcttcaaaatatcctagtcatccacctattggcttcaaaatacctttgtcatccacctttggattcaaaatattaccacttttttaattttttttaaattaaactctttaaatattttttaaaatacttggcgttcatatattgattatcattttcatttattaatataatttataaaccaacccactacccactcattactaactaaacctcactcaattaataatccaattataatatcaaaatcgtcataaacactactaaaacacgatgaaattatagattcctgaaaatgacatccaaaattattcgagtccgaattgaagccccaattaaatttaggttgagtcTTTTATTTAgaaggacactttctttcaaaattgaattagttttttatgattaaaggtaaagaagtaagacaccccgaattaattcatgcactttttttaaatataattttataaatatttatgatttgttttaaaacctttaatatattattttgaaaaaaagttacctatgaagtaacatcacataattgagatgtaagaataattaagatgaacatagtcagacttttaagtttatcgttgatttttatttagccacttgaatgtatgataatttacttctataatttttaaaaacactcaattgatagtagcttgcattaataatgtgacgggttttTTAATTTACaggaatttaattagtaatgggtgggtaatggattgatttataaattatactaataagttaaattataacaaatagttgagcaccacgtattttaaaaaatatttaaatagtttaaatataaaaccgttaaataagtggtcaattttgaatcaaaaaggtggatgacaagggtattttggacccaataggtgggtgggacgactattttggagccaataggagGATGtaggataattttgtaccatttccaatactttgagggtattttaggccttttttccgaaaaataaataaagcatTACAAAGTTTTACATTTTGGGAGCCTAGGGCATATGAAGTAGCGATTATCGCAACAACTTAGGAAAGCGGTTGGTAAGGCTTAGCTTGGAATTTGTTTCCATCcttggtcaattttgaactaaAATTGTTGTGATTGTCacattttttttgagaaaaatgacaGAAATCTCACTTTAGATtcttttattatcattatccttatgagttttacaaatttttaaaatttctcatttttgcacatcaaattaatatattagcGCATTATATTAACGTATCTctcgcatcaaattaatgtatctcgcgcatcatattaatgtatcatgcATAAAatgttcatcaatttcatgTATAAagtgtaatgtatcttacttaatgATTCATGTATCTCGCGAATCAGATAAATGTATCGGtgtttatattattgtatcaatttgaggaatttttgtaattataaatttataaggttcaaatgataattttaacttaaaagtatgtatttttttaaactaaatgACTAGTAGATCTTTTGTTATTCCTTGTAATAACTTCACAAGTCATGGGCTTATAGATGTATGAATTCATTGACGCTACATGAAAACAAATTTCCCTAACTCACTgaattctttttcttctatatttacTTCGTTTCGTAGAAGAACATAACCTAtgattacataaatatttatgatttattttaattaaagaatttcaaaagtatttatttttcaaaattctacCTCTAGACAATTAATATTATACATAATTGGACCTACTATTGCTTACGCCTTTGGCTACTACTTTTATAGtatacttttttttctctcttaaaACTCTTTTTAGCTGTATTTGCTTTTTCCTATCACAAAAGTATACTGCCTATACTCAAAATTGCCAGCTACCTCTCTATTTTCCTTCTTTCTAGTACAACTTTCTAATGACCTATAACTTTTCAtgattaaaattttgagaaaaaaaacaaatttgataaGAGTAATATCACAGTTTTCAAGTTGATATACTTTATATACTAAAATATTCGAAATATGTCATcgaattttgataaaaaaaatctatctatatatttgttaaaatattgCTCATTTGTATCATTTCCGTTCGAAAAAATGTTCATCcatataagtatatattaacTAATAATAGCTTTTATTGTGCAACatcttttttaatatatggttaattatgaataagctatgtcattaattaaattaatttttttaaaaaagtatattagaaaactttaaaaaataaactcacatatgtcatcaattaaaatttaacttatttatgtcattctaattaataaaataatgatataaataagCTTTTCTCTGATTAAAATAATACAAGTAAGCTAAATTTTAACGAGTTGTACAGATAAAAGTTTTATTAAAactcaataatatatttttttaaaaaaaattcacttttcaGAGATAAATAGGCTGATAATACGAAATGCTCACTCAATGACGTAGAGCCTATTTGGCCTAGAGTAGCAGTTGGGagactaaaaatataatatatttttataaacaaaggaagcattttttcttttttacaaaattaaaacgatataaataaaatatctcattacataagataattttaatattaaatatgtattattttatttatatatatatatgtattattttatttatatatatagtttgatcctcaaaattcaaaaatacttttaaaggATTTTGGTcagatataatatatttacaaaaagcaatgtctaaataaattaatttttaacataattttttttcataagcACTTCTTTAAGaatctattttattaaaaattatttcaaaaaaaaaaaatagtcgCTTAACCTAACAGACTCGTAGAAGAGTGGGTCAGACATCTTACGTCTCAGGGCATCTCCAACCATACCTTCTATTTTACTCtttaaatataaagtttttattttatcaatttcaaCCCAATCTTCTATTTTAGTCTctgaaaagaattttttttgtatcttcttaatattatattattatttctatttcattcttattttcttatttcataatataaattctttatttcttttcccAATAATTAcgttatataattttcatgtgatataatattttattttttcaaaatttttatttaatattaaatgatattttttctaaatttttaaataacataaatttcaagaaaatatgctTTAATGTACAAATAATGGACAAATTCAAATaagattgaaataaaatttcataagcactcaatttttgaaattattacgCTGCTTTTATAAATGCTCGATTAATGCATACGAGTTCAATATGAGCATTATcagtcttaatttttttatatatgaataaaaattgttcaaatcGGTAATTTTCATCTACCACCATTTTCGTCGTTGGAGTTGAAACCTCTTCGACATCTTGAATTGGTGTATTAAGATCGATATCATATTCACCATCATTTATCATGTTGTGCAGTATAATACATGTAGTTATTATTTATGCAGCCCTacattttctcaaaaacatGACGGTCCCATAATAATTGCAAAACGTGATTGTGAAACTCCAAATGCACGTTCAACATCTTTTTGGAATGATTCCTGCTTCATTacgaattaattattatgtattgtattttatcttgtatttaaattataatgttacgtattgtattattatgttgtatttaaattctcatattatgtattttatttttaaaattaaactttcatCTTATCATGTTAATTGTGTTTATTCTATatagtgaaaattaataataaaatcaaattatgtcattgatgaaaattataaaaaaaaattaaaatactattaaTTCGGAATGAAAGtactatatattaaataatatattttttaaaatattatattacattaaaaaaagtatGAAGATTAGATActtaattaatgatattatatttaaaataatatgttagtTAGAAAGTAatagaaacaataataaaatagtcaaaaagtaaaataaaaagtgtgAAAAGTAGTTTTCCAAATTTGAAGAACTATTATTGACGCTCtatattttactctctaaatataaaaaaataatgaataaaatagagGTGAGTTGAAGATAATCCTAGTAAGGATAGATTTGGGCCTTGTTTTTGAGGTATGTGATCTCTACCAATTATTACATAATTGACATTACATATAGTTAATGGTAAAGATTCAACCAtgacaaattcaaaattttaagatCGTAAATACATCTTCAATTGCTAATTacaaaatagaataattaaatatatgacTTGTCATTATAAAGtctaaaaattaatacaaagaaCTACAACTGAACAAatcttattttagaaaaaatgataataGTATATCTTTGGATAAtggattatttttatattttttttaaaaaagaatttttagaaAGATGTAAAGAATGTATATGAGAGGTCAAAATTTTATTAAGCAGTTTAAAATCTATAAAACTATACACATAAAGTAGCTGAGAGGAATTTgacattcaatatatatatctaaaaaattatttcaatcatatataaataattttaccGAAAGGGTTCGGATGAACCCTAAGGTAGCTCCAACACTGAGAGAAAAAGTAGGTCGATATAAAATACATGTAATTAAGCAAACTTTGAGCTCCCACATATAATCACTAGCCAACTCAATACTAATTATTTGGGTGCTCACTACCTAATATTATTCTATTCTCTAAAATTTCTTTATAGACATACATAGATCGATACAAGATTAATTGGTGCTCGAGCATTCGGATAGTTTAACGTGGGTCTGCCCTTAGAATGTAGTGTGTTGAAGGATGAAATTTCCGTCACGGGATAGATAAAATCCACATATAGTACTTTCATggaatttgttttctttatttttatcagaaaaatcatttttcttatttttaaaaaaaaaaatcaaaaaaaaaaaacttttcaaaaattaatttagttaacGAAGACGTAACCCTAAGTTGACATACGTTTGTTGCATAAAACACACTCAATTTCTTTCAAGAGATTTTAAATTGggaatattttataatttagcGGTAAAAATAACTATCtcatgatttaaaatttaaatatgaagaaTACAAGATGTGAATGGTTGAGAagtttttcattattaattaatcCTTAGAAAACAGAATAATGACACAGAAAATCAAAAGCTCCCCACTAtcccaacaaaaaattaaactaaatgtGATTAATTAGTTTCATGTCTTGTACGTGGTTGGTTGCTACTaatcaaattattaaaagatcATAAGCCACATGTAGGCTATTAACTTTGTAGTCTCATTTAAAATTGatcatttcctttaaaattaagagttaaaaggttaaaaataaagataaattactaaaaaaatcaaaaatattattaacggtgaatttaaatattaaatttgacaaatttaattaattatacattttttttttgctatgtTGATTTTACAGAGTAAAAATTTTTAGATATTAAATTTATGCTCCATCGAGTGCCTGTTAGCGATTATTGTCTTACCTTATCGTTTAccaaagtgattttttttcattctatttttagttACAATCAATCACGCCATGGATATTAGGAATTTGAAAGACAAATGTAACACTCTTTACCTAAATTGACCAAGATTGTAGTTATTATTTGGCTATAATTTGTGATCAACTTTCAATCTCAATCTTGTATTTGGTTATCACGCATGAATggagataaattttcaaatccAGCTTAATACGCTTATTTAACACTTCTAATcaatttcatgtaaatattcATCATGTTGTTCGATCGCTTCTAATAAACTCTTTTCAAGTAGCAAATGATgagtatatataaaataaaattaaaaactttgattgatcaaattaaagaagGGAACAAGAGAGGAACAAAGAGACAACTTAAAAATGAATTTGTCCTTAAATATAGGAATGGTGTCTAAACTTTGTTTAATGATATGTCTTCATGCATGGTATaaactttcattttatttttttctaatccAAACTATATAGTAATCTAATAATTGGATGGGTTTCCTAGAATCTTGATTGCTTATTATTAATGCATGTGTACCTTAGGTCACCTTGATTGATCTCTATTAATTTAGACTTTTATATATGCTTTATTTTATTTGCTCAATCAGACTCTTAATATGTAGTGTAATAAAGTGAGGACGCGTAAAAAAATTAggtaaaaattataaaacattatatttctattctttttcaaattcaaaaaatattctttaaaattatagaaTCTTGAATACATGAAATCAGCAGATATATAACTCATGGATGTATCCGAGAGGAAAGGTATGTACTGAGAAGGGATAAGAATCTATTCGAGATAAGTTTTTGTATTCTTTAGAATTATGAGAAATTTTAGAGATTATTATATcctaaattatgtatttatgtaatttttttttaaaaaaagtaatccCCTGTGAGGGCAATTTCAAGATaattctttaaatatatattgaacaACTTTGCTTTTATAAATTTGCTGAATACTGGTACTATCAATCTTTgtcatatatttgaaaaaaaattattaagttagatttgactaaaatagtgtattttaaatttaattataaaaatctattaataatttattttagtttgatttgaGAATTTAGTTTagaatctcttttttttattattattataaaat
This window encodes:
- the LOC107013037 gene encoding probable membrane-associated kinase regulator 2, with product METFNVLKFWRNSGTDTSSCRDIVSEIDELDYLRNPAIETDEETDDDTDSFFDLVFTGPDGRPKLDNNNSKSVSVNTPESPRDVFFKPKASISKPQSPISILRSAPKLRVFFLGLRKTKLEKVGIDDSSPASPKIQTQSKRFSVKCNVEEVRAPVNPVFTRDNSLRSKLQSEKEEELSVDESLKKFVRADVPKYLKLMKPLYARASKRYTDKISVSPLSSPSAQSMSSPRKSSEEKRVATFGSVRKHLGKSRSAASTFAGASSSPLNRRDDSLVQEQNDGIQGAILHCKRCYSSVAKSSVDLNRWSI